gctacagtTGTAGATACTAGATATACTAGTCACGAGGACCCGAcgacaaattaaaaattatacgaaattgcaaatttttttttattgcctttgtaggcagacgagcgtacggcccacctgatggtaagtggttaccgtcgcccatggacttcagcaatgccaggagcatagccaagccgctgcctaccgcttaatactctccacaagcctcgtttgaagaaggacatgtcatagcgctcgggaaacaccgtggaagggagctcattccatagccggatggtacgtggcaaaaaagacctctggaaacgcactgtggatgaccgcagtggctccaggtagtatggatgaactctactccggtggcacgcggtgcgatgataaaaacgagacgATTGAATACGCGTTACCTCAGAAATTTTTGCGAGAACCGATTctaatgattctttttttatttatttgaactgctttttttatttgaagcttTGCTTCTCGTGTGGTCCGTttaacaatttataatattgaaaattgtaattttctatCATTTTTATGTATTGACGAAAGACATTCGTTAAATAATATACGGTAACCGGTAATTTAGAGCATTATTACCATCTATTAAGAATAAAACTTGCATTGGTGCCTCCAAATAAGGAATCCGGACCTTCTCCGGTTGTGAGGAAAAACCCATGTCAAAAGAGTCCATAGGTACAATGACCCAGAGGTTTAAATTTCTTTGTCGTTGTAATTCCaattttttgttattccatttttatttgtatactgtaattaaaataataaaaacataaacgtTTTGAAATTGgccattaaaattaattacttaaagaAAATATCTATTGCTAggtttattatgatttttgtaaaacaaaacacaacACGAATTTAatggtattgaaacaaaaatctTGGTGATAGACTGTCAATTTATacgaataattaatttaagtgTGATTAATTAACAGCTTAAAATTGTTGAGAATAAATTAGTCTAAAATTATTGCCTTATTGCAAACTCTTGTAGAATTAGTCTAAAATTGCAAGAAATACTGctagtattttaatttagtgAATTAAGTGCTTTTTTTAACTTCCGTATTCAGTTCGAATACATTTTCTAGACAAATCTAGATTCTCAAcgaaatatctatactaatatataaatctgcagtggtttttacggatgttccgttataactgctgaaccatgcatctgattgacttgaaacttggtatccatgtagaaaatacatgtacttaatggataggacaatatttatatgagtgttcgactccctataccagttgTGGGgggttaatgatgagaatctttgtgggggtgagaaataataatgttaatattaaatgccgagcgaagcggacaggtacagctagttaaTCTCAAAATACAATCGTCAGGTGAATTAGTTCTCAAAAAGCTTACATTGattggaaagaaaaagaaaaaagaaagaacgTAATGATGATACGACACATTTGCCCTACTACTTATTATAAAGACAACTCAATCCAACCCCTAAATAATATTCGAGAAGCAACATACttatacatatttcaataaTTCACTAATCAAGTGGTAATTAAATTATAGTGTTTTGACCTTTTCAGGTTTTTGTCGCTCGCTCAATCGGCTTTTGGACATTATCTGTTTATTAAAAGAATTTGAATAAATACTTAATTCATGAATTTTTTAATCGCACAAGCCTATCAACAGCTATTGAATTCCATGATATTTCTGTgttcttaaaaattattattttagtagttGTCGTTACGCACTTACGTTTATCTCACACTgtagtaattaatttatatattttattattatatagtttatatatcataatatttttctCAATACTTCGTACTGACGAAAGTAGTAACTAACCTTGAACAGGCAATAAGCCCTTTGCCTTCCGTCACTCATTGCTACGTGTTCTGGTTCCATTATGAATGTCAACACGGTTGATACGAATTAATAAACGTAgaactgtaaataaattaaaagactgATGACGACAATGAATCAGGAACTAAAATAGAAGAGTCTGCTGGacgagatttcttaaagaaataagcagtgcctttgtacataattttcctattactctgtactatgtcttcttttttatgtgtacataaataaataaatagaatttatCTGCAAAAAGATTCATATAGTATATTTGGTttcgattattaattttttttttaattaacgttCATATGTATATAGAAACACATTAACGAAACGAAAATATGCTATTAGAATGAATAcaatatattgaaaattttattgtaattttttaatgtaaaagaaTTACcccaaaaacaattttaatgtcTCGAGTATTTGTGAATCCTTTAAATACAATAcacgaaaatatttaattgaattaacatCCTTATGGCTAGAATAATTTGCTTCTCGTACATCAAAATACCATTGGATATTCAACTTGTACATTAGGATTTCCCAATAGCCATCATCTGACTAATTCTCACATAACTACTCGGAACGTATTCAACAATAacgtcataaaattaaaaaggaatAGCGGTGCTACGTTTATGGATCGCATCGAGAGGGGGGCTGGTACATGGCAGGATGTCGTCTCGAACCGAGCGCAGTGGGTTTTCTGAAGGCTGCGGCGCGTGCCGCATGCCAACACCTCTCATGACCTCGTACGACCCTATTAAAACAAGTTCCGTCGCCAAATCGGCATAGTATCATCAGATCCAACCATGAGGCTCCTGTGCTCTTGTCTCTGCTTGGCGACGATTTTGAAAATCGTTTCGGCCGCGCCCTCCGGCTTCGCTTTTCCGGATCAGCGTCGCGAAAGGAAATTAGAACCAGTGATAACACCTCCCGTCTTGCCTGTTTTAGAACACTTAGAGCGTGATCCTAGTACGCTGTTGCCACATGAAAAACGAGCTCAAGTGAAACCCAAATTCGGTGGTGGCGGTTTTAATCTGGCTCCTTCAGGGAATGGTGGACTGACCGCCAGTATTAGCAGCAGCGGTAGCGGACCTGGGGCCAGTCACTCCGCTTCTCAGTCGTTCTCATTTGGATTCAGTGAGGGCTTCAGTGCGTCACACTCGGCCAGTCAGGCGTCATCATTCAATGGTTTCGGAAGGTTAGTGACAATGTTTTTTTGAGAGTGTTCTGAATTTGAAAACGTAACCCAGATACCTATGACGTGAACGCTTCGAATACGTGAGTTGTTTGAATTGCTTGAATGAGATGAGCGCTATCGTAGTAAACTGATTCCGATGACGTGACGTTTGTTGATTGATTGTGATAATGAACAGTTAAagattttacgttttttttaaactttacaaatttaaaaaaagacattaaAATTAGCTTAGCTGCTCACTGTGCAGCTCGTTTCGTGCTTTAAAGTTTTAAGTCTTCAATTATATTCGGTTGAATATATGAGGATACGCTATCAGTCATTCTTTACCAAAATAAAAGAGAATAATTTATAAAGTGAATTTATGTATGTAACCTGT
The Bombyx mori chromosome 5, ASM3026992v2 DNA segment above includes these coding regions:
- the LOC101740747 gene encoding uncharacterized PE-PGRS family protein PE_PGRS20 is translated as MRLLCSCLCLATILKIVSAAPSGFAFPDQRRERKLEPVITPPVLPVLEHLERDPSTLLPHEKRAQVKPKFGGGGFNLAPSGNGGLTASISSSGSGPGASHSASQSFSFGFSEGFSASHSASQASSFNGFGSGFSGSQASSQAAAALFGVAGPSVSGAASQAASFGTGFGNNFGSQSASSAFGFNSLGGFAQPNPSFGDGLLDVRQRGVPNFPFPELLGRGKGIGAAAFRNGKSNVSPRLGDDFVTVVVSN